The following are from one region of the Alicyclobacillus fastidiosus genome:
- a CDS encoding DUF1700 domain-containing protein produces the protein MASRAFLDELNKLLRKLPYDDRKEILYDYEEHIRIAAEQGITDGELLKRLGDPKTIAKAIMAEYYLGLADETRSPTSIFRAIAASVSLGFFNFIIVFPPTIAFLAVFLVLYIVSWVLLLSPIFGVYCLIQGYGWSAVFASLLTLGIGIFLFMASSWTLKKIFTQWIGRYLKFNIRIAKGGS, from the coding sequence ATGGCCAGTCGGGCATTTCTTGATGAACTGAACAAATTGCTGCGAAAACTTCCCTATGACGATAGGAAGGAAATTCTATACGACTATGAGGAACACATTCGAATTGCCGCAGAACAAGGCATTACTGACGGTGAATTGCTGAAGAGACTTGGAGATCCAAAGACCATCGCAAAGGCAATTATGGCTGAGTATTACCTGGGACTAGCTGACGAAACGAGGAGTCCAACGTCGATTTTCCGGGCCATCGCCGCAAGCGTCAGTCTGGGGTTCTTTAATTTCATCATTGTGTTTCCACCGACCATTGCCTTTTTGGCGGTATTTCTCGTTCTCTACATTGTTTCATGGGTATTGTTGTTATCCCCGATATTTGGTGTGTACTGCCTGATTCAAGGTTACGGATGGAGTGCTGTCTTCGCTTCGTTGTTGACGTTAGGAATTGGGATATTTCTGTTCATGGCGTCTTCTTGGACCTTGAAAAAAATCTTTACACAATGGATCGGTCGTTATCTCAAATTTAATATTCGAATTGCGAAGGGAGGATCTTAA
- a CDS encoding ABC transporter substrate-binding protein has protein sequence MKKRIIGMSTLALTCLIAAVGCGQSDANANSTSSNSQGATSPHVGGSISISPQENGPWADVFNPYSPNGNTSDISKVIYEPLVEWDSNTGTSKAWLAKSWTWSDGNKVLTIHLQPGVKWSNGKSFTSADVVFTYNMLKKYPALDSNGLWSFMKSISATGPDTVQVVLKQPNSTFFYYFSGVPIVSTFQFQGVNPLTFQDQHPIGTGPYMLQTFNSQQITLTRNPHYWQPGKPYLQTINYPAETSNDSTILGLESGQIQWASIFSPSLETSYVKKDPTSNHFNDGQAPAFDSLYVNLHSYPLNLPVVRKAISMALDRSKLSEIGESGYASPVSSLDGIPDSLAGQWGTPSLKTEFPATYNVSMAKQMLLKAGFKVSGSKMITPQGKPFAINMIVPAPFTDYVTLSNQIASMLGQIGITVNQQSVSASQYADDMAKGNFQMGVYWTPSGPNPFFILNGLMNTQYGGPIGSTALGSNYGRFANSQVQKLAQQFEETEDSSTQKTIIDQLATIYGEELPVIPLLDSDTTDEYSSKTIDGWPTKQDPYWDTLAYGGPLVVLTHLFQK, from the coding sequence ATGAAAAAACGAATCATCGGAATGAGTACTTTGGCATTGACTTGTTTGATTGCCGCCGTTGGCTGTGGACAGTCCGATGCCAACGCTAATTCGACATCGTCTAACAGTCAAGGTGCCACGAGTCCACATGTGGGTGGTTCCATCAGTATAAGTCCACAAGAGAATGGGCCATGGGCAGATGTTTTTAACCCTTATTCTCCAAATGGCAACACGAGCGATATCAGTAAAGTCATCTACGAACCACTGGTGGAGTGGGATAGCAATACTGGGACGAGTAAAGCTTGGCTGGCTAAGAGTTGGACTTGGAGTGACGGTAATAAGGTGCTTACGATTCACTTGCAGCCTGGCGTCAAATGGTCTAACGGGAAGAGCTTCACAAGCGCCGATGTCGTATTTACGTACAATATGTTGAAAAAATACCCAGCTCTGGATTCCAACGGGTTGTGGTCGTTCATGAAATCCATTTCGGCAACGGGACCGGATACCGTTCAAGTCGTACTCAAACAGCCGAACTCAACTTTCTTTTATTATTTTTCCGGTGTACCTATCGTATCAACATTTCAGTTCCAAGGTGTGAATCCGCTCACTTTCCAGGATCAGCATCCCATCGGGACAGGTCCGTACATGTTACAGACATTTAATTCTCAACAAATCACACTCACAAGGAACCCTCACTACTGGCAACCGGGGAAACCTTATTTGCAAACGATTAACTACCCTGCTGAGACATCAAATGACAGTACAATACTTGGATTAGAGTCGGGACAAATACAGTGGGCAAGTATTTTTTCACCTAGCTTAGAAACTTCTTATGTGAAGAAGGACCCGACTTCCAATCATTTTAATGACGGTCAGGCGCCAGCGTTTGACTCACTGTACGTGAATTTACATTCCTATCCTTTGAACCTGCCAGTCGTGCGCAAGGCAATCAGCATGGCTTTGGATAGGAGTAAACTATCCGAAATTGGAGAAAGTGGCTATGCATCGCCGGTGTCTTCTTTGGACGGAATTCCGGATAGCCTAGCAGGCCAATGGGGCACGCCTTCCCTTAAAACGGAATTCCCAGCCACATATAACGTGAGTATGGCAAAACAAATGCTGCTCAAGGCAGGTTTCAAGGTGTCTGGAAGTAAAATGATAACTCCCCAAGGTAAACCCTTTGCGATTAATATGATCGTCCCAGCACCTTTTACGGATTACGTGACACTCTCCAATCAGATAGCGAGTATGTTGGGGCAAATTGGAATAACCGTAAATCAACAATCTGTATCAGCAAGCCAGTATGCGGATGATATGGCAAAGGGCAACTTTCAAATGGGAGTTTACTGGACACCATCCGGGCCAAACCCATTCTTTATTCTTAATGGGCTCATGAACACTCAATACGGTGGCCCCATTGGCTCGACTGCGCTCGGGTCCAACTATGGGCGTTTCGCGAATTCCCAAGTCCAAAAACTTGCACAACAATTTGAGGAAACAGAAGATTCGTCAACTCAAAAAACAATTATCGATCAACTAGCCACCATCTATGGGGAGGAACTACCTGTTATTCCGTTGCTAGACAGTGATACAACTGATGAATATTCATCCAAGACAATAGATGGCTGGCCAACAAAGCAAGATCCGTACTGGGATACACTTGCCTACGGAGGCCCGCTTGTGGTCCTGACCCATCTCTTTCAAAAATAG
- a CDS encoding MFS transporter has translation MSERELFPTRKSIFSNRRFLALLSGQGISYFGDAIASVALPILILSVTGSGFVMGLVGALELAPLFVVGLPAGVWVDRWNRRTVMLFADFGRAVFMGIIPVATLMHIKLMPVVFTVAIASGILSVFFGAAYTGMIPRIVAPDELGPANGYFEAVESAAYALGPAIAGVLTAKIGPSWTLGLDACSFLVSAISILSLRAYQRKRTDSSAVSRDFFAEMRVGFQTVFNDPVLKTITLLWGGNRFVFAALIPTLTFFILKTLHGSPEQVGIAVSLYAVGSLVGTLVASKIPERDGMATAFCAQGMMAVGSTLIATTQWIPMAFMSAAILGLGEGMVLVIYLTYRVSRVSEQVVGRVYTITSTATQGMGALGYIIVGSLLSIWGGHITWIISSTLSILGILSSFVVWKGPFVVRKDVP, from the coding sequence ATGAGCGAAAGAGAGTTATTTCCAACCAGGAAATCAATATTTTCGAATAGGCGCTTTCTAGCATTGCTAAGTGGACAAGGAATTTCGTACTTCGGCGATGCGATTGCTTCCGTTGCGCTACCAATTCTCATACTAAGTGTCACCGGATCCGGGTTTGTCATGGGCTTGGTGGGAGCTCTGGAATTGGCTCCTTTATTTGTCGTGGGACTACCAGCAGGCGTATGGGTAGATCGATGGAACCGGCGTACCGTGATGCTTTTCGCGGACTTTGGAAGAGCTGTCTTCATGGGGATCATTCCTGTTGCAACACTGATGCATATCAAATTGATGCCAGTCGTTTTCACCGTAGCGATAGCAAGTGGCATTTTATCTGTGTTCTTTGGTGCCGCCTACACTGGTATGATTCCACGTATCGTTGCACCAGACGAACTTGGACCTGCCAACGGCTATTTTGAAGCCGTTGAAAGCGCCGCTTATGCCTTAGGGCCTGCTATTGCGGGGGTACTGACAGCTAAAATTGGCCCTTCTTGGACCCTGGGTTTAGATGCATGCTCCTTTCTGGTTTCAGCGATATCGATACTCAGCTTACGAGCTTATCAACGCAAGCGTACGGACAGCTCTGCCGTGTCACGAGACTTTTTTGCGGAAATGCGCGTCGGCTTTCAAACCGTTTTCAACGATCCCGTATTGAAGACGATCACCTTGTTGTGGGGCGGCAACAGGTTTGTATTTGCAGCACTGATTCCCACTTTGACCTTCTTTATTTTAAAAACTTTACACGGATCACCGGAACAGGTTGGTATCGCGGTGAGCCTATACGCTGTGGGTTCCCTAGTCGGAACGCTAGTTGCGTCTAAAATCCCAGAAAGGGACGGCATGGCAACTGCTTTTTGTGCACAAGGCATGATGGCCGTGGGTTCAACCCTGATTGCCACAACCCAGTGGATCCCGATGGCCTTTATGTCTGCGGCCATCCTTGGGTTGGGTGAAGGAATGGTTTTGGTCATTTACCTAACTTATCGAGTGAGTCGAGTTTCTGAGCAGGTCGTCGGTCGAGTTTATACGATCACGTCGACAGCAACCCAGGGTATGGGTGCATTAGGATATATCATCGTTGGCAGTCTGTTAAGTATCTGGGGTGGTCACATCACGTGGATTATCTCATCCACACTTTCCATTCTAGGCATACTCTCTTCTTTTGTGGTGTGGAAGGGCCCGTTCGTCGTTCGCAAGGATGTGCCGTAA
- a CDS encoding DUF3889 domain-containing protein: MNYFKLFVVLMVGSCLFVDPISVRANQTTSGAWYRAEAPYSRSEIEWALRKNLEQYYYYHKDRRIPEPKHSLSNVKVLYYVQGQYGVGIVGSCRLDRKQQIVSGVIVKNQNTGELLLGGGWFPRHTKDALQYGMCGNDNRGWVFISGVTHNKAIHQLRLTSTVSGDITYIPVSREGYFAAFLQDSRHAGFSQWLIEGFAKNGDITYSPPWKFSRIAISEARNRYPDANFERHEHVGRTEITPTNSVDTHQIWLKDDKGDFQVVVRIQYITKTEQVTHVDCYKAADKRS, from the coding sequence TTGAATTACTTCAAGCTCTTTGTCGTGTTGATGGTTGGTTCGTGCTTGTTCGTTGACCCTATTTCAGTCCGGGCGAATCAAACGACCTCGGGAGCATGGTACAGGGCGGAGGCACCATATTCACGAAGTGAAATTGAATGGGCTTTGAGAAAGAACTTAGAGCAGTATTACTATTACCATAAGGACCGTAGAATTCCAGAACCGAAACATTCCCTGAGCAATGTGAAGGTCTTGTACTATGTGCAAGGTCAATACGGAGTAGGTATTGTCGGTTCGTGCAGACTTGATCGAAAACAACAGATTGTCTCTGGTGTGATTGTGAAGAACCAGAATACAGGCGAGTTGCTCCTTGGTGGTGGTTGGTTTCCGAGGCATACAAAGGACGCTTTGCAGTATGGGATGTGCGGGAATGACAATAGGGGCTGGGTGTTCATTTCTGGAGTTACTCACAACAAAGCGATACACCAGTTGCGCCTAACTTCAACGGTCAGTGGGGATATTACGTACATACCAGTTAGCCGAGAAGGATATTTTGCTGCCTTTTTGCAAGATTCTCGGCATGCGGGGTTTTCTCAGTGGTTGATTGAGGGATTCGCCAAGAACGGAGATATCACTTATTCCCCGCCATGGAAATTTTCTCGAATCGCTATATCGGAAGCTCGTAATCGTTATCCTGATGCCAATTTTGAACGTCATGAACATGTCGGGCGTACGGAAATTACACCAACCAACTCAGTTGACACACATCAAATCTGGTTGAAGGACGACAAAGGTGACTTCCAAGTGGTCGTTCGAATACAGTACATAACCAAGACGGAGCAAGTAACACACGTGGATTGTTATAAGGCTGCCGATAAGAGGTCCTAA
- a CDS encoding NUDIX hydrolase: MEKRSNWTITHSEVKYRNPWIQVIEHQVIRPDGHAGIYGVLDAGNNAGTVAIDENLDVVLLDEFIFPLNSVTPQIPSGQFREEAPLDAAKRELLEETGIMAATWAQLGTFYMSGGISTQEGHLFLAMDLSYGKSQLEGTEQLSMRKIPLQDAVEMCLSAEIKDSVSVIGILRAAEHLRRKGLFR, encoded by the coding sequence ATGGAGAAGAGATCAAATTGGACGATCACGCATTCAGAAGTCAAATATCGCAATCCATGGATTCAGGTCATCGAGCATCAGGTGATTAGACCTGATGGTCATGCAGGGATTTACGGGGTGCTTGATGCTGGTAACAATGCAGGAACAGTTGCGATAGATGAAAACCTCGATGTCGTTTTACTGGATGAGTTCATCTTTCCCTTGAACTCAGTGACTCCACAGATTCCAAGTGGACAGTTTCGCGAGGAGGCCCCCTTAGATGCTGCAAAGCGAGAGTTGCTAGAAGAAACGGGCATTATGGCGGCCACGTGGGCACAACTTGGAACTTTTTACATGAGCGGCGGGATTTCGACACAAGAGGGACATCTCTTTCTAGCGATGGACTTGTCGTATGGAAAAAGTCAACTAGAAGGGACTGAGCAATTGTCGATGCGGAAAATACCCTTACAGGACGCTGTAGAGATGTGCCTATCAGCAGAGATCAAAGATTCCGTTTCGGTGATCGGCATTCTCCGTGCTGCTGAGCACTTGCGACGCAAAGGGCTATTCAGATAG
- a CDS encoding (Fe-S)-binding protein — MSSFDMNELLNCMHCGFCLPSCPTFQQTGLETYSPRGRIALMKGVAEGTLPVDAEFEQNMYACLGCRACETACPAGVQYGALIEDARELIEDRKKARKRTSFARSATLKHLFMHPQRIRWGGHVLWAMQASGLQKFAEQTGLMKVLPREMAQMQAAVDTVASPAKRKRRQEVVGPDSTSRRRKELDAPAANRKPAMRVGTFTGCIMDVMFYDTNQATARLLAKAGCTVVFARHQVCCGALHAHSGEKADAMELAKQNIVAFEQADVELIVNNAGGCGAALKEYAHWFKDDPDWADRSRQFVSKMRDISELLAELPPLSFTKPVEARVTYQDSCHLAHGQGVRNQPRELIRSIPGVDYVELQNADSCCGSAGIYNITNYDMSMRILDEKMQQVANTKANLVVTTNPGCLLQMKKGILDAGLSERVQAVHIVDLLNQAL, encoded by the coding sequence ATGAGTTCATTCGATATGAATGAGTTGCTCAACTGCATGCACTGTGGCTTTTGCTTGCCGAGCTGCCCGACGTTTCAGCAAACGGGTCTGGAAACCTATAGTCCTAGAGGCCGCATTGCGCTGATGAAAGGCGTCGCAGAAGGTACACTTCCGGTTGACGCCGAGTTTGAACAAAACATGTACGCCTGCCTCGGCTGCCGCGCCTGTGAGACGGCCTGCCCAGCAGGAGTTCAGTACGGGGCACTCATCGAGGACGCGCGCGAGCTGATCGAAGATAGGAAGAAGGCGCGCAAGCGAACCTCGTTTGCTCGATCCGCCACGTTAAAGCACCTCTTCATGCATCCCCAGCGCATTCGCTGGGGCGGCCATGTACTATGGGCAATGCAAGCCAGTGGCCTTCAAAAGTTCGCCGAGCAAACGGGACTCATGAAGGTATTGCCGCGTGAAATGGCACAGATGCAGGCGGCGGTCGACACCGTCGCCTCGCCCGCCAAGCGCAAGCGCCGCCAAGAGGTGGTGGGTCCAGACTCGACGAGTCGCCGGCGGAAGGAGCTGGACGCTCCGGCCGCGAACCGCAAACCGGCAATGCGCGTCGGGACGTTCACTGGGTGCATCATGGATGTCATGTTTTACGATACCAACCAGGCCACCGCGCGATTGTTGGCAAAAGCGGGTTGCACGGTCGTGTTCGCCCGCCACCAGGTCTGCTGCGGTGCGCTGCACGCCCATTCTGGCGAAAAGGCGGACGCGATGGAATTGGCGAAGCAGAACATCGTCGCGTTCGAGCAAGCAGACGTAGAACTTATCGTCAACAACGCAGGTGGCTGCGGTGCGGCACTAAAAGAGTACGCGCATTGGTTCAAGGACGACCCAGACTGGGCGGATCGATCCCGCCAGTTTGTCTCGAAGATGCGCGACATCAGCGAACTGCTCGCCGAGTTACCTCCGCTCTCATTTACAAAGCCGGTGGAAGCGCGCGTCACGTACCAAGATTCCTGTCACCTCGCTCACGGGCAAGGGGTGCGCAATCAACCACGCGAATTGATTCGCAGCATTCCAGGCGTTGACTACGTGGAATTGCAGAATGCAGACAGTTGTTGTGGATCAGCGGGCATTTACAACATCACAAACTACGACATGTCGATGCGTATTCTCGACGAAAAGATGCAACAGGTGGCGAATACTAAGGCCAATCTCGTCGTCACGACCAACCCAGGCTGCCTCCTGCAGATGAAAAAGGGCATCCTCGACGCGGGGCTGTCTGAGCGGGTACAGGCGGTGCACATTGTGGACTTGTTGAACCAGGCACTGTAA
- a CDS encoding PadR family transcriptional regulator: MNVQFKKGVLELCVLVLATNTDRYGYELVSAISEKFEIAEGTIYPLLRRLTKEGYFSTYLVESREGPPRKYYRLTEQGKSYSEELVQEWKEFEQSVNRIIEEGTKDGQSGIS, encoded by the coding sequence GTGAATGTTCAATTCAAAAAAGGTGTTCTCGAACTATGTGTCTTAGTGCTTGCCACGAATACAGATCGTTATGGATATGAGTTGGTTAGTGCCATCTCGGAGAAGTTCGAAATAGCGGAAGGGACGATTTATCCCCTATTGAGACGATTAACGAAAGAGGGATATTTCTCGACGTATCTGGTCGAATCCAGGGAGGGTCCGCCGAGAAAATACTATCGACTCACGGAACAAGGGAAGTCGTATTCAGAGGAACTCGTTCAAGAATGGAAGGAGTTCGAACAGAGCGTCAATAGAATTATCGAGGAGGGGACGAAAGATGGCCAGTCGGGCATTTCTTGA
- a CDS encoding ABC transporter permease: MGTNSLGQDVFSQLVYGTRVSLLVAFAAGILTTFISLVVGITAGYLRGIADGILNWITNVFIVLPGLPLLIIVSSYWNTKSEWPIILIISMTSWAYGARSLRAQTLTLRERDYVLHARLVGRSWWKVVGTEILPNMLSLVISGLLFSMIGALLAEAGLDFLGLGNVNTVSWGVMLYWAQNNEAMVNGLWWWFVPPGAAIAIFGGALALINFSIDEITNPRLRRKKVKLNG, encoded by the coding sequence TTGGGGACTAACTCCTTAGGTCAGGACGTATTCAGTCAACTAGTCTATGGGACTCGAGTGTCTCTGCTTGTCGCCTTTGCTGCAGGGATACTGACGACGTTTATTTCACTTGTTGTCGGAATTACTGCAGGGTATTTGAGGGGGATAGCGGACGGCATTCTCAACTGGATTACAAATGTGTTTATTGTTCTGCCGGGTTTGCCACTGCTGATCATTGTTTCGAGTTATTGGAACACGAAGTCGGAGTGGCCGATTATTCTCATCATTTCGATGACAAGCTGGGCGTACGGGGCGAGATCTTTACGTGCACAGACATTGACACTACGCGAACGTGATTATGTGTTACATGCTAGGCTCGTGGGGCGATCTTGGTGGAAAGTGGTAGGTACCGAAATTCTGCCCAATATGTTATCACTCGTCATATCCGGTTTGTTATTTTCGATGATCGGCGCGTTGTTGGCGGAGGCAGGTCTCGACTTCTTAGGCTTAGGCAACGTAAACACCGTGAGTTGGGGAGTCATGCTGTATTGGGCTCAAAACAATGAGGCGATGGTGAATGGACTCTGGTGGTGGTTTGTTCCACCAGGCGCTGCAATTGCCATTTTCGGTGGAGCTCTCGCACTCATCAACTTTTCTATTGATGAAATTACGAATCCACGTTTGCGTCGAAAGAAGGTGAAATTGAATGGCTGA
- a CDS encoding ABC transporter permease, translated as MYILKRFLFYVSIFWAAITLNFILPRMMPGNAASSVIARARGQMPPQAIKALELAFGINNHTPMIKQYFGYLWNTLHGDFGVSFTYFPEPVVQVIRSALPWTLFLIGSSTILGFLIGTVLGIYSGWRRDSMLADGAPSLLFMILNSIPQFWVALVFLFILSYKLGWFPIAHAYDISIPVTFSWQFVLSVLYYATLPLLALVITSLGGWSIGMRNNLVSVLSEDYIMLAHMKGLPDRQIMMNYGARNAMLPQITGFALAIGGIVGGAVVVEVVFSYPGIGYALYQAVSNHDYPLMQTIFLIIVIAVLLANFLVDVLYSWLDPRVADV; from the coding sequence ATGTATATTCTTAAGCGCTTCCTGTTTTATGTGTCTATTTTCTGGGCTGCTATCACCCTGAATTTTATTCTCCCCCGGATGATGCCAGGGAATGCGGCCTCATCTGTGATCGCCCGTGCACGTGGTCAAATGCCACCACAAGCGATAAAGGCTCTTGAACTGGCTTTCGGCATTAACAATCATACACCAATGATTAAACAGTACTTTGGATATTTATGGAATACACTTCATGGTGATTTTGGTGTGTCGTTTACTTATTTTCCTGAGCCAGTAGTGCAGGTCATTCGCAGTGCGTTACCTTGGACATTATTTCTGATTGGTAGCTCTACAATTCTAGGTTTCTTAATTGGGACAGTGCTCGGCATTTATTCGGGGTGGAGAAGAGATAGCATGCTGGCAGATGGGGCACCCAGCCTTCTCTTTATGATATTAAACTCCATTCCTCAATTCTGGGTAGCATTGGTCTTTCTATTCATACTGTCCTATAAATTGGGCTGGTTTCCGATTGCGCATGCATACGACATTAGTATTCCAGTGACATTCAGCTGGCAGTTCGTTCTCAGTGTTCTGTATTATGCTACTCTCCCGCTACTTGCGCTGGTCATCACGTCTTTGGGCGGGTGGTCGATAGGAATGAGGAATAATCTGGTCAGCGTTCTCTCGGAGGATTACATCATGCTGGCGCATATGAAAGGGTTGCCAGACAGACAGATCATGATGAATTATGGCGCTCGTAATGCAATGCTGCCACAAATCACAGGGTTTGCCTTGGCAATAGGTGGGATCGTCGGTGGCGCAGTCGTCGTGGAAGTTGTATTCAGTTACCCAGGCATAGGCTATGCGTTGTATCAGGCGGTATCAAATCATGATTACCCGTTAATGCAAACTATTTTCTTAATCATTGTGATCGCTGTACTGTTAGCAAACTTTCTCGTCGATGTCCTCTATTCGTGGTTGGATCCGCGTGTTGCTGACGTGTAA
- a CDS encoding ROK family transcriptional regulator: protein MELKKGTLSGIRRLNRSTILQLIRENDPISRAVLAEKLSLSRSVVSIIVDELLADGIIREAGIGESTTQGGRRPVYLGFVPESRFALGIDVGGTKTIMSLVNLAGDIVRKKKIRTLHRGSASIEYIASEAAEFIRNTNIPAEKILGTGIGVPGFVNPDTGLLSNAPGLEIDELDIKSLVAGTLPGPIFVDNDVNMAVIGEVWCGTAKHATNAVMITIGTGIGAGIVVSKQLYRGRRGYAGEIGYFQTYDNPSRPEVGFLEYGPLDAVASGGGIVNMARELLEDYPLSILHESSCITSEQVFAAAESGDVLALRVIDSVSGHLAAALNNVIVLLDPDVVVIGGGVAGAKDLLLDRIRRIVSRMSPIDCSIDLASLGEDAGAVGAAGTVFIQSEYLKLS from the coding sequence GTGGAGCTGAAGAAGGGCACGTTATCTGGCATAAGGAGACTTAACCGGTCTACTATTTTGCAACTGATTCGCGAAAATGATCCCATATCGCGAGCGGTTCTCGCCGAAAAGTTAAGTTTGAGTCGTTCCGTAGTTTCAATTATTGTCGATGAGCTACTGGCGGACGGAATCATTCGAGAGGCAGGGATTGGGGAATCGACTACGCAGGGAGGAAGACGTCCAGTATATTTAGGCTTTGTCCCTGAATCTAGATTCGCGCTCGGTATCGATGTGGGTGGTACGAAGACAATTATGTCTCTCGTAAACCTGGCTGGAGACATCGTAAGGAAGAAGAAAATTCGTACTTTACATCGCGGCAGTGCATCCATTGAATATATAGCTTCAGAGGCCGCTGAATTTATCAGAAATACGAATATTCCTGCAGAAAAGATTCTGGGCACAGGAATCGGTGTACCCGGATTTGTTAACCCGGATACGGGTTTGTTATCCAATGCACCTGGACTCGAGATTGATGAGCTAGATATCAAAAGTCTGGTTGCAGGCACCCTGCCTGGTCCTATTTTTGTCGACAACGACGTGAACATGGCTGTGATTGGCGAAGTTTGGTGCGGTACGGCGAAGCATGCAACGAATGCTGTCATGATCACCATCGGTACGGGGATTGGCGCGGGTATCGTTGTGTCAAAACAACTTTATCGGGGAAGAAGAGGTTATGCGGGCGAAATCGGGTACTTCCAGACCTACGATAATCCATCACGACCGGAAGTCGGCTTTCTGGAATATGGCCCTCTCGATGCGGTTGCCTCCGGGGGGGGCATCGTAAATATGGCCCGGGAGCTTCTTGAAGACTATCCCTTATCCATACTTCACGAGTCCTCTTGTATCACCTCGGAACAAGTCTTTGCGGCGGCGGAATCAGGGGACGTTTTAGCTCTACGGGTGATCGATAGTGTCTCCGGGCATCTGGCGGCGGCGTTAAACAATGTCATCGTGTTGCTCGATCCAGATGTCGTGGTAATCGGGGGAGGGGTTGCAGGCGCAAAGGATCTTTTGTTGGACAGAATTCGTAGGATTGTTTCAAGGATGTCGCCGATTGACTGTTCAATCGACCTAGCCAGTCTAGGCGAGGATGCAGGTGCTGTTGGCGCTGCTGGCACCGTCTTTATACAGAGCGAGTATCTCAAACTATCATAA
- a CDS encoding DUF4097 family beta strand repeat-containing protein: protein MRRNLVILASSLIVIGLIGTGIGAATGDLWKTPVSLGSIRGQVSLTKGIKNIDLVVPTANVTVVGTSGNTLTYSGELTVLHQKTQEEADQLVRSEWKIQKSGDTLTLTLEQPRSQWAGLNVSWRSPQLELTVPSAMATQIKTSNGAVNIQTMNASVRVQTSNARITASSIHGSVALQTSNGKITVKNMMGSVTAVDSNAGIEAASIHGSVDLRSSNGSITLNSITGSATAIDSNSAIDATSSINNKWYLETTNGHIALSVPTNTNATISASTSNASIRGNVHWNSNDSGQGSCILGTGLHQVHLETSNGSITVNYSH from the coding sequence ATGAGACGCAACTTGGTCATTTTGGCATCGTCATTGATTGTGATTGGCCTCATTGGCACGGGAATCGGTGCAGCAACAGGCGATCTATGGAAAACACCTGTGAGTCTTGGTTCGATTCGTGGTCAAGTCTCCCTTACGAAGGGTATTAAAAACATTGATCTTGTAGTTCCTACTGCGAATGTGACTGTCGTTGGTACTAGCGGAAACACCTTGACGTATTCGGGTGAACTCACTGTTCTCCACCAGAAAACTCAAGAAGAGGCAGATCAATTGGTTCGTTCAGAATGGAAAATCCAGAAAAGTGGAGATACGTTGACACTGACTTTGGAACAGCCGAGGTCACAATGGGCAGGTCTGAATGTTTCATGGAGATCCCCTCAACTAGAACTGACCGTTCCAAGCGCAATGGCAACGCAAATCAAGACGTCGAACGGCGCTGTGAATATCCAAACAATGAACGCTAGTGTTCGGGTTCAAACATCCAATGCCCGAATTACAGCATCAAGTATTCATGGATCCGTCGCTCTGCAGACATCGAACGGGAAAATTACGGTGAAGAACATGATGGGTTCCGTCACCGCCGTTGACAGTAACGCTGGAATCGAGGCTGCATCCATTCATGGTTCTGTCGATCTCCGATCTTCCAATGGGAGCATTACCTTGAACAGCATCACGGGTTCAGCGACTGCCATTGACAGTAACAGCGCAATTGACGCTACATCGAGCATCAATAACAAATGGTACCTAGAGACGACGAATGGACACATTGCTCTCTCCGTTCCAACGAATACAAACGCAACGATCAGCGCATCGACTTCAAACGCTTCAATTCGAGGAAATGTACACTGGAACTCGAATGATTCTGGCCAAGGAAGTTGCATTCTGGGAACCGGTTTGCATCAGGTACATCTTGAAACGTCAAATGGCTCGATCACGGTAAACTACTCTCATTAA